A window from Entomoplasma freundtii encodes these proteins:
- a CDS encoding pyrroline-5-carboxylate reductase family protein translates to MKRVLFIGLGHMGGSLVSGIAKKAIPGVELYGFNKDVEQAENLAKKIGNFKILKNLQDLEKAAIDVIVIGVRPIDFNELAEELNQYNLANKTIISMVNALTLDKMDSAFAKQKDLSLIRMMPNMNASIQESVTALTSKNASEAQMNFAKELFQACGFVTEIPESKFATFAAIAGCLPSYVFTFYQAIVQYAEEHGFNHHEAMEIVGAAITGSVHNAEQNTNSLATMIKQICVPNGSTIEGQKVLEANDFDGIIKKALKAANDKA, encoded by the coding sequence ATGAAAAGAGTTTTATTTATCGGACTAGGTCATATGGGGGGTTCATTAGTATCAGGAATTGCTAAAAAAGCGATTCCTGGGGTGGAACTTTATGGCTTCAATAAAGATGTTGAGCAAGCCGAAAATCTAGCTAAAAAGATTGGTAATTTCAAGATTTTGAAAAACTTGCAAGATTTAGAAAAAGCGGCAATTGATGTAATTGTGATTGGGGTTAGACCGATTGATTTTAACGAATTAGCTGAAGAATTAAATCAGTATAATTTAGCAAACAAAACAATTATTTCAATGGTTAATGCCTTAACTTTAGACAAAATGGATTCCGCCTTTGCCAAACAAAAGGATTTGAGTTTAATTCGCATGATGCCAAATATGAATGCGTCAATCCAAGAATCAGTTACCGCGCTAACAAGTAAAAATGCTTCTGAAGCACAAATGAATTTCGCCAAAGAGCTTTTCCAAGCGTGCGGTTTTGTGACTGAAATACCAGAAAGCAAATTTGCTACATTTGCTGCAATTGCCGGATGCTTACCTTCTTATGTCTTTACTTTTTATCAAGCAATTGTGCAATATGCTGAAGAACATGGTTTTAATCATCATGAAGCAATGGAAATTGTTGGAGCAGCAATTACTGGGAGTGTCCATAATGCTGAACAAAATACTAATAGCCTAGCCACGATGATTAAACAAATTTGTGTTCCTAATGGATCAACCATTGAAGGTCAAAAAGTTTTAGAAGCCAATGATTTTGATGGAATAATCAAGAAAGCTTTAAAAGCCGCTAATGATAAAGCTTAA
- a CDS encoding single-stranded DNA-binding protein — translation MNAVSLVGRITQDLVLRETQGGADGPSKFVFFTVATSEFANGNETTNFVPCVAWGHTAENMTKFLHKGSMIGVTGRITVRSKQENGQYQTIVNVRADRVEFLESKNATHNASANVAYNSSPSQSFNPKDPFANTPNFEPLRSDNIVQPITNDNNSLNNSTTLPNKNDEVMSDIDDSILWD, via the coding sequence ATGAATGCAGTTTCTTTAGTTGGGCGTATTACCCAAGACTTAGTATTACGTGAAACACAAGGGGGAGCAGACGGACCAAGTAAATTCGTTTTCTTTACCGTAGCTACTTCAGAATTTGCTAATGGTAATGAAACCACGAACTTTGTGCCTTGCGTAGCGTGAGGACACACAGCTGAAAACATGACAAAATTTCTTCACAAAGGGAGTATGATTGGCGTAACAGGTCGTATAACTGTCCGTAGTAAACAAGAAAATGGTCAATACCAAACAATTGTTAACGTTCGCGCTGACCGAGTTGAGTTTTTAGAAAGTAAAAATGCAACCCATAACGCTTCAGCAAATGTCGCTTACAATAGTTCACCAAGCCAAAGTTTCAACCCCAAAGATCCCTTCGCCAATACCCCAAATTTTGAGCCTTTGCGTTCAGACAACATTGTTCAACCAATAACGAATGATAATAATTCGTTAAATAATTCAACTACGTTACCAAATAAAAATGATGAAGTAATGAGTGACATTGACGATTCAATTCTTTGGGATTAG
- the lysS gene encoding lysine--tRNA ligase produces MTNRKRNFSEQELVRQEKYQQLVQASADPFQETKFERNYTLAELHKKFGEESKDQLLAMPEKEKFVKVAGRIRLFREAGKKAAFVNIQDQDSSIQLYCRLDEMGEKAFAHFRNLDLGDIIGVEGIMMRTDHGELSIRVKQYKLLTKALRPLPDKHSGIQDIEEKYRRRYVDLIMNPEVKKVFQARTKIIRTIQGYLDSLGYLEVETPILQNIKGGAAAKPFISHYNALDSDFYLRIATELHLKRLVVGGFEGVYEIGRIFRNEGMDTRHNPEFTSLELYVAYEDMTFLMNLTETIFRKANKAIGNPNVIPYGNYQIDLAKPFRRLHMVEGIKQQTGVDFWKPMTFAEAKKIAEEKGLKVESHFTGVGHIINLFFEEFVEKSIIEPTFVYGHPVEISPLSKLNKEDPRFTDRFELFIIGREYVNAFSELNNPQQQYDRFLEQENEGKSGNDEATEMDLDFIEALEIGMPPTAGIGIGIDRLVMLLTNSESIKDVLFFPQMRPRS; encoded by the coding sequence ATGACAAATCGTAAACGTAATTTTAGTGAACAAGAATTAGTTCGCCAAGAAAAATATCAACAGCTCGTTCAAGCAAGTGCTGACCCATTTCAAGAAACCAAATTCGAACGTAATTACACTCTTGCTGAACTACATAAAAAATTTGGTGAAGAATCAAAAGATCAACTTTTAGCAATGCCGGAGAAAGAAAAATTTGTGAAAGTTGCGGGCCGAATCCGTCTTTTCCGTGAAGCAGGCAAAAAGGCTGCTTTCGTTAATATCCAAGACCAAGATTCATCAATCCAACTTTATTGCCGTCTTGATGAAATGGGCGAAAAAGCTTTTGCCCATTTCCGTAACCTTGATTTGGGGGACATCATTGGTGTGGAAGGCATAATGATGCGTACAGACCATGGGGAATTATCAATTAGAGTTAAGCAATATAAACTTCTAACCAAGGCCTTAAGACCCTTACCCGATAAACATTCTGGGATTCAAGATATCGAAGAAAAATATCGTCGTCGTTATGTTGACTTGATTATGAATCCTGAAGTTAAAAAAGTTTTTCAAGCACGAACTAAGATTATTCGAACAATTCAAGGGTACTTGGATTCACTAGGCTATTTAGAAGTCGAAACCCCAATCCTCCAAAACATTAAAGGAGGAGCGGCAGCTAAACCTTTTATTTCGCATTACAACGCCTTAGATAGCGATTTCTATTTAAGAATTGCGACTGAACTCCATCTTAAAAGATTGGTTGTTGGTGGTTTTGAAGGTGTTTACGAAATTGGCCGAATTTTCCGAAATGAAGGAATGGATACTCGTCATAATCCTGAGTTTACTAGTTTAGAACTTTACGTTGCTTACGAAGATATGACCTTCTTAATGAACCTAACTGAAACAATTTTCCGTAAAGCAAATAAGGCTATTGGTAACCCCAATGTTATTCCTTATGGAAATTACCAAATTGATTTGGCCAAACCTTTCCGTCGTCTACATATGGTTGAAGGCATTAAACAACAAACTGGAGTGGATTTTTGAAAACCAATGACTTTTGCAGAAGCAAAAAAAATTGCCGAAGAAAAAGGTTTGAAAGTCGAATCACATTTCACCGGTGTTGGTCATATTATTAACCTTTTCTTTGAAGAGTTTGTTGAAAAATCAATCATTGAACCCACTTTTGTTTATGGTCATCCAGTGGAAATTTCCCCATTATCAAAACTAAACAAAGAAGATCCTCGTTTTACCGACCGTTTTGAATTATTCATTATTGGCCGTGAGTATGTTAATGCTTTTTCTGAGTTGAATAACCCTCAACAACAATATGACCGTTTCTTAGAACAAGAAAATGAAGGAAAAAGTGGTAATGATGAAGCTACTGAAATGGATTTAGACTTTATTGAAGCTTTAGAAATTGGGATGCCACCAACAGCTGGAATTGGAATTGGAATTGACCGTTTAGTGATGTTACTCACTAATTCTGAATCAATTAAAGATGTTCTCTTCTTCCCCCAAATGCGCCCCAGAAGCTAA
- the rplI gene encoding 50S ribosomal protein L9, whose amino-acid sequence MKVIFLEDVKGQGRKDEIKEVSSGYATNFLIPRGLVKVATQNSVATVHKKQQIVAEETALAKGQTDLIRRNLENITLNFKLESHNGKSFGQITDQQITNLLRDHYKIDLDKRKVKKHAPLNRPGNYKLDIKMEFGVSAKLKVNLEAN is encoded by the coding sequence ATGAAAGTTATTTTTTTGGAAGATGTGAAGGGCCAAGGCCGTAAAGATGAGATTAAGGAAGTTTCGAGCGGTTACGCTACTAATTTTTTAATCCCTCGTGGTCTAGTAAAAGTGGCTACACAAAATTCTGTGGCAACTGTTCACAAAAAACAACAAATCGTTGCGGAAGAAACGGCCTTAGCAAAAGGGCAAACAGATTTAATTCGAAGAAACTTAGAAAATATTACTTTAAATTTTAAATTAGAAAGCCATAACGGCAAAAGTTTCGGACAAATTACTGACCAACAAATTACAAATCTTTTACGAGATCATTATAAAATTGACCTTGATAAACGGAAGGTCAAAAAACACGCGCCACTTAATCGTCCTGGTAATTATAAATTGGATATTAAGATGGAATTTGGGGTTTCTGCCAAATTAAAAGTTAATTTGGAAGCTAACTAA
- the rpsR gene encoding 30S ribosomal protein S18 — protein MKKFVKKRKKVNFFAKNKIQYIDYKDVEMLKRFISGNGQILPVRITGTGPKDQRNLAVAVKRARQMALLPFVIE, from the coding sequence ATGAAAAAATTTGTGAAAAAACGCAAAAAAGTTAATTTCTTTGCTAAAAATAAAATTCAATACATCGATTACAAAGATGTCGAAATGTTAAAAAGATTTATTTCGGGAAATGGTCAAATTCTTCCAGTTAGAATTACTGGTACTGGGCCAAAAGATCAACGTAACTTGGCTGTAGCTGTTAAACGCGCTCGTCAAATGGCTCTTTTACCATTTGTCATTGAATAA
- the rpsF gene encoding 30S ribosomal protein S6, whose translation MKRKYEVMYILDQDVKEPQEMIKKLNQILSADGEILESAEWGLMDFAYEINHKKKGYYVVVIANTTPEAVAEFKRITKNDRKNVVRTMVMNTENVQHYVASTKLSKTDMTKYDEERREAKKPKFKKFNKDFKRNFNNNRDGQQTPNTTRVDNGPSSNTGNVGNTGSNNQSTN comes from the coding sequence ATGAAAAGAAAATACGAAGTGATGTATATTCTTGATCAAGACGTGAAAGAACCACAGGAAATGATTAAGAAATTAAATCAAATTTTAAGTGCTGACGGAGAAATTCTAGAAAGCGCCGAATGAGGCCTAATGGATTTTGCTTACGAAATCAACCATAAGAAAAAAGGGTACTATGTTGTTGTTATTGCCAACACAACCCCAGAGGCTGTAGCTGAATTCAAACGTATCACTAAAAACGACCGCAAAAATGTTGTTCGTACTATGGTGATGAATACTGAAAATGTTCAACACTACGTTGCTTCAACTAAATTGTCAAAAACTGACATGACTAAATATGATGAAGAACGTCGTGAAGCAAAAAAACCAAAATTCAAAAAATTCAACAAAGACTTTAAACGTAATTTCAACAATAACCGTGATGGACAACAAACACCAAATACTACTCGTGTAGATAATGGTCCAAGTTCTAACACTGGAAACGTTGGTAACACTGGTTCAAACAACCAAAGTACAAACTAG